A genome region from Aliivibrio salmonicida LFI1238 includes the following:
- a CDS encoding class I adenylate cyclase, with protein sequence MHTYIETLIARQKRLTEQRVERALALMKPLAQEIFHQLPLLLHFNHSELPGFIEGAPSGIKKFHANQKQREWMAELTLRYPLSTSNQENILGLYSMGSTSSIGQTVASDLDIWVCIPEHLTPEKKALLQQKCDAITEWALQFYIEANFFLMEQNRFRDAYSEEMTGDNCGSSQHLLLLDEFYRTAVCLGGQQLLWQIIPPEMEESYDEYVAQLCESGVIKRDEWVDFGRLNHIPAEEYFGSSLWQLYKSIDSPFKSVLKAILLEAYSWEYPHTQLLSIDSKRRFFADEPDLYGMDAYYLMLEKVTRYLERTNDLSRLELVRRSFYLKTHEKLSRRQVQDSVEWRRKALTELTTQWGWSQSTIVELDSRRTWKVEQVKKAHNDLLEALMQSYRNLIRFARNNDITSSISPEDISILARKLYAAFEELPGKVTLLNPQISPDLHESDLSFIEVPENGVNKPGWYVYKQPLIAKELMGAKHLEHNKYLSKLVAWAFFNGLLTESTRLDAVVRNADLNIDKFYQMVSDLRNTFSVHSPRPTKEELASPCEVRQLSIFINLESDPTEELTIKAERATQSDADIFSCGKEQHNLVGSVDLVYRNSWHEVRTLNFSGETAILDALKTVLCKMHQDAERPESVDVFCYSKQMRGIIRNNIYQLLAECLELRLKPVENSEKRRRFKGIKIGSTMYGLFFERRGVSIQKLEDSVQFYSSISTNKAIGSTSVPLDRRGILIPDVVDSFASEGLIQFFFDDIEKGFNIYVLDEENNVEIYHDCYGSKDDMVNSINHYYTSSRNNVDLESPDKVNFNLPQFYDLAYCENREASIVPYRSGQQQSKVKQA encoded by the coding sequence TTGCACACCTATATTGAAACCTTAATTGCTAGGCAAAAACGTCTCACGGAACAACGTGTAGAGCGTGCATTGGCATTAATGAAACCACTAGCGCAAGAGATATTCCATCAATTGCCATTGCTATTGCATTTCAATCACTCGGAGCTTCCGGGTTTTATTGAAGGTGCACCTAGTGGTATTAAAAAGTTTCATGCAAATCAGAAACAACGTGAGTGGATGGCTGAGCTAACACTTCGTTACCCTTTATCTACCTCTAATCAAGAAAATATCCTTGGTCTTTACTCCATGGGTAGTACGTCCTCTATTGGCCAAACCGTCGCCAGTGACCTTGATATCTGGGTGTGTATTCCTGAACATCTTACACCAGAAAAGAAAGCGTTATTACAACAAAAATGTGATGCGATTACAGAGTGGGCTTTGCAATTTTATATTGAAGCAAACTTCTTTCTGATGGAGCAAAATCGTTTTCGTGATGCGTATTCTGAAGAAATGACGGGTGATAACTGTGGCTCTTCACAGCATCTACTATTATTGGATGAATTTTATCGTACTGCGGTATGCCTTGGTGGTCAGCAGCTATTATGGCAAATCATTCCTCCAGAAATGGAAGAAAGCTATGATGAATATGTTGCTCAATTATGCGAAAGCGGTGTCATTAAGCGTGACGAATGGGTCGATTTCGGTCGTTTAAATCATATTCCTGCGGAAGAGTATTTTGGGTCTAGCCTATGGCAGCTCTATAAGAGTATTGATTCACCTTTTAAATCGGTGTTGAAAGCCATTTTATTAGAAGCCTATTCTTGGGAATACCCACACACACAATTATTAAGTATTGATAGTAAACGCCGTTTTTTTGCCGATGAACCCGATCTCTATGGTATGGATGCGTATTATTTAATGCTTGAAAAAGTGACGCGTTATCTTGAGCGTACAAACGATTTATCTCGTTTAGAGTTGGTTCGTCGTAGTTTTTATCTAAAAACACACGAGAAGCTATCGCGTAGACAAGTTCAAGATTCTGTTGAGTGGCGTCGTAAAGCACTGACTGAGCTGACAACACAATGGGGATGGTCTCAAAGTACCATTGTTGAGCTCGATTCTCGTCGTACTTGGAAAGTAGAACAAGTTAAAAAAGCACATAACGATTTGCTTGAAGCGTTAATGCAAAGTTATCGTAATTTGATTCGTTTTGCGCGTAATAATGATATTACGTCTTCTATTAGTCCTGAAGATATTAGTATTCTTGCTCGTAAGCTTTATGCTGCATTTGAAGAGCTTCCTGGCAAGGTTACTCTGCTTAATCCACAGATCTCTCCTGATTTACATGAATCAGATTTAAGCTTTATTGAAGTACCAGAAAATGGGGTAAATAAACCCGGCTGGTATGTCTATAAACAACCGCTTATTGCCAAAGAGTTGATGGGGGCTAAGCATTTAGAACACAATAAGTATCTAAGTAAATTGGTTGCGTGGGCATTTTTTAATGGCTTGCTTACCGAATCTACTCGTTTGGATGCCGTGGTACGAAATGCAGATTTGAACATTGATAAGTTTTATCAAATGGTCAGTGATCTAAGAAACACATTTTCGGTGCATTCTCCACGTCCAACCAAAGAAGAACTGGCTAGTCCGTGTGAAGTTCGTCAGTTATCTATTTTTATTAATTTAGAAAGCGATCCAACAGAAGAGTTAACGATTAAAGCCGAGCGAGCAACGCAAAGCGATGCGGATATCTTTAGTTGTGGTAAAGAACAGCATAACTTAGTGGGCAGTGTGGATTTGGTGTATCGAAATTCATGGCATGAAGTGAGAACGTTAAATTTTAGTGGCGAGACCGCTATTTTAGATGCTTTGAAAACGGTATTGTGCAAAATGCACCAAGATGCAGAACGCCCAGAATCTGTTGATGTGTTTTGTTACAGTAAGCAAATGCGCGGTATTATTCGTAATAATATTTACCAATTATTGGCTGAATGTTTAGAGTTGCGTTTGAAGCCCGTTGAGAACAGTGAAAAACGCCGTCGTTTTAAAGGCATTAAGATTGGTTCAACTATGTATGGATTGTTCTTTGAGCGCCGTGGTGTTTCGATTCAAAAATTGGAAGATTCCGTTCAATTTTATTCTAGTATCTCAACCAATAAAGCGATTGGTTCTACGAGTGTTCCTCTTGATCGCCGTGGCATTTTAATCCCTGATGTTGTGGATTCGTTTGCCAGTGAAGGTTTGATTCAGTTTTTCTTTGATGACATTGAAAAAGGCTTCAATATCTATGTGCTTGATGAGGAAAATAACGTAGAAATCTACCATGATTGTTATGGCAGTAAAGATGATATGGTGAATAGCATCAATCATTATTACACCTCTAGCCGTAATAACGTTGATTTAGAATCGCCAGATAAAGTGAATTTTAATTTACCTCAATTTTATGATCTTGCGTATTGTGAAAATAGAGAAGCCTCTATTGTTCCGTACCGCAGTGGTCAACAGCAATCAAAAGTGAAACAAGCTTAA
- a CDS encoding IS66-like element ISVsa2 family transposase, translating to MTDKIKPLPDTIDELKALVLQLENKYNRLLEQFRLAQHQRFGKSSESDSTQFDLFNETEEEIIIENDDTQTITYTRQKPKRQRLPEDLPRTVIIHDIKDKTCKCCGLEMHAMGKDISEKLEFVPAKVEVIQHVRPKYACRNCEKNNTSVDIKQAPMPASPIPKGIATASLLAQIITAKFQYSLPLYRQETLFQQWGIIIGRRTMADWLIKCSVLFTPLNNELHRILLEQPTLHCDETTVNVLDVEKAKCYMWVYCSGYDSPGSGVLPGIVLYDYQSSRHGYHPVNFLKGYNGYLHTDGYQGYEQTEAMLVGCWAHARRRFIEAQRVQVKGKTGSADWVLSKIQKLYRIESLLKEASPEAKYVARQTEARDLLKELRDWLDSAVSRVSPKTKLGEAISYTLNQWDKLVRYIDDGLLSIDNNRAERAVKPFVIGRKNWLFSGSTAGADSSAMLYSIVETAKANGLIPYDYIRYCLDRLCVGSPDIDSLLPWNVKDKV from the coding sequence ATGACTGATAAAATAAAACCACTTCCTGATACCATTGACGAGCTGAAAGCACTTGTGCTTCAGCTTGAAAATAAATATAACCGTCTTCTAGAGCAATTTCGGCTGGCTCAACATCAGCGCTTTGGTAAAAGCAGTGAATCTGACTCGACTCAATTTGATTTATTCAATGAAACAGAAGAAGAAATCATCATTGAAAATGATGATACACAAACGATTACCTACACTCGTCAAAAGCCAAAACGCCAACGCTTACCTGAAGACTTACCGCGTACTGTTATTATCCACGACATAAAAGATAAAACTTGTAAGTGTTGCGGTCTAGAGATGCATGCGATGGGTAAAGACATCAGTGAAAAGTTGGAATTTGTACCAGCTAAAGTGGAAGTTATTCAACATGTTCGTCCTAAATATGCTTGCCGAAATTGTGAAAAAAACAATACTTCAGTAGACATTAAACAAGCCCCAATGCCAGCGTCACCAATCCCTAAAGGGATTGCGACCGCAAGTTTACTTGCTCAAATTATTACGGCTAAATTTCAATACAGTCTTCCACTTTATCGTCAAGAAACGTTATTTCAGCAATGGGGTATCATTATTGGACGGCGAACGATGGCGGATTGGTTAATAAAATGCTCGGTACTATTTACCCCTCTTAATAACGAGTTACATCGTATTTTGCTTGAACAACCCACTCTGCATTGTGATGAAACAACGGTAAATGTGTTGGATGTTGAAAAAGCAAAATGTTATATGTGGGTCTACTGCTCTGGCTATGATTCTCCAGGCTCTGGTGTTTTGCCTGGAATTGTACTTTATGATTATCAATCTAGCAGGCATGGCTACCATCCAGTTAACTTTTTAAAAGGTTATAACGGGTATTTACATACCGATGGTTACCAAGGTTATGAACAAACTGAAGCGATGTTAGTTGGCTGTTGGGCACACGCACGTCGACGATTTATTGAGGCTCAACGTGTTCAAGTAAAAGGGAAAACAGGGAGTGCAGATTGGGTATTGAGTAAAATCCAAAAGCTATACCGGATCGAATCGTTATTAAAAGAGGCTTCCCCTGAAGCCAAGTATGTTGCTAGGCAGACAGAAGCCCGCGATTTACTTAAAGAGCTCCGTGATTGGCTTGATAGCGCAGTTAGTCGAGTATCACCTAAAACAAAATTAGGTGAGGCGATTAGCTATACATTAAATCAATGGGATAAATTAGTTCGTTATATTGATGATGGATTGTTATCTATTGATAACAATCGAGCAGAGCGAGCGGTTAAACCGTTTGTTATCGGCCGGAAAAACTGGTTATTTTCGGGTTCAACGGCTGGTGCAGATTCAAGTGCAATGCTTTACAGCATTGTAGAAACAGCAAAGGCAAACGGATTAATCCCTTACGATTATATTAGGTATTGTCTAGATCGTTTATGTGTTGGATCGCCAGATATCGATTCACTTTTACCTTGGAATGTAAAAGACAAGGTGTAG
- the tnpB gene encoding IS66 family insertion sequence element accessory protein TnpB (TnpB, as the term is used for proteins encoded by IS66 family insertion elements, is considered an accessory protein, since TnpC, encoded by a neighboring gene, is a DDE family transposase.), with protein sequence MNVFTDVSTIYLHRDFVDFRKAINGLVVIVEQEMQLSPFSDALFIFCNKPRDKLKILYWDKTGFALWYKRLDEDRFKWPRNINNDTLALSEQQLTLLLQGFDILGHQPVHYQTTL encoded by the coding sequence ATGAATGTATTTACTGATGTTTCCACCATTTATCTTCATCGTGATTTTGTCGATTTTCGCAAGGCCATTAATGGCCTTGTCGTGATTGTTGAGCAAGAAATGCAACTATCACCGTTTAGTGATGCTCTATTTATATTTTGCAATAAGCCTCGTGATAAACTCAAAATATTGTATTGGGATAAAACAGGATTCGCTTTATGGTACAAGCGATTAGATGAAGACCGCTTCAAATGGCCACGAAATATAAATAACGATACGTTAGCATTATCAGAGCAGCAACTGACACTGCTATTACAAGGTTTTGATATCTTAGGACATCAACCGGTACATTATCAAACAACCCTTTAA
- the tnpA gene encoding IS66 family insertion sequence element accessory protein TnpA, whose amino-acid sequence MQKDKKRTPEQWHALFESQQSSKLSAAEFCRNHNILPKTFSARKARWKQKINASTFLKVEALTSTIIATPQLPDIQLSIGKLRLTLPANTEPHWIGLLLKGYQS is encoded by the coding sequence ATGCAAAAAGATAAAAAGAGAACACCAGAGCAATGGCACGCTCTATTTGAATCTCAGCAATCTAGCAAGCTTAGTGCCGCTGAATTTTGTCGTAACCATAATATTCTGCCAAAGACATTTAGTGCACGTAAAGCACGATGGAAACAAAAGATTAACGCTTCTACTTTCTTGAAAGTAGAAGCGTTAACATCAACTATCATCGCCACTCCACAATTACCAGATATTCAACTTTCTATCGGAAAATTGCGATTAACATTGCCAGCTAATACTGAACCTCACTGGATAGGACTCTTATTAAAAGGGTATCAATCATGA
- a CDS encoding uroporphyrinogen-III synthase has product MTILVTRPEQESQALCDALHQAGHLAISHPLLTIHPGRELSQLPSLFSSLSDGDFIIAVSQHAVEHAQNSLQMQQTEWKKGVNYIAVGQKSAQHLKKYVVDTVHFPTHSDSEHLLALPVLKNTKGKKALILRGNGGRDLIFQALDNSGVEVSYCETYQRKNTPFNGALKAAEWQKEHVDTIIVTSGEQLSFFTEQFTLIHLHWVLHCRLLVPSERINQLAQQLGYQHIETVGGASNSDVLHYLSEHHA; this is encoded by the coding sequence ATGACCATATTGGTGACTCGCCCAGAGCAAGAGAGCCAAGCACTCTGTGATGCCCTACACCAAGCAGGGCACCTCGCCATTTCTCATCCTTTGTTAACCATACATCCAGGACGAGAACTTTCTCAACTGCCTTCTCTTTTTTCTTCTCTGTCTGATGGTGATTTTATCATCGCCGTAAGCCAACATGCTGTTGAACATGCGCAGAACAGCCTTCAAATGCAGCAAACGGAATGGAAAAAAGGGGTAAATTATATTGCGGTTGGTCAAAAGAGCGCTCAACACCTCAAAAAGTATGTTGTAGATACAGTACACTTTCCAACACACAGCGATAGCGAACATTTATTGGCTCTTCCTGTTTTAAAAAACACAAAAGGAAAGAAAGCCCTCATTTTACGAGGCAATGGCGGACGAGACTTAATATTTCAAGCGCTTGACAATTCGGGGGTAGAAGTCTCTTATTGTGAAACATATCAACGAAAAAACACACCATTTAATGGCGCATTAAAAGCAGCAGAATGGCAAAAAGAGCACGTAGATACAATCATAGTGACCAGCGGAGAACAACTGTCCTTCTTCACTGAACAATTCACACTCATACATTTACACTGGGTACTGCACTGTCGTTTATTAGTACCGAGTGAACGAATTAACCAACTTGCTCAACAACTTGGTTATCAACATATAGAAACGGTTGGCGGAGCCTCTAATTCCGATGTGCTGCACTATCTCAGTGAGCATCATGCATGA
- the trmH gene encoding tRNA (guanosine(18)-2'-O)-methyltransferase TrmH → MNLERYQRITSVLTSRQIDLTLCLEEVHKPNNVSAIIRTADATGVHKVHAVWPTEQMKTLAHTSAGARNWVEVETHKNIDEAFAVLKGQGMQILATNLSDTAVDFREIDYTKPTAIILGSEKTGISKKALAMADHDIIIPMVGMVQSLNVSVASALILYEAQRQRDLAGMYDREESALPAEYINNVLFERKRAGNYTLSFTFQGKSESISGDPTHKRSRQYLI, encoded by the coding sequence ATGAACCTAGAACGCTATCAACGTATTACTTCTGTATTAACTTCTCGCCAAATTGATCTTACCCTTTGTTTAGAAGAAGTTCATAAACCTAATAACGTCTCCGCCATTATTCGTACTGCTGACGCTACGGGTGTACATAAGGTTCACGCCGTTTGGCCAACAGAGCAAATGAAAACACTAGCTCATACTTCTGCGGGTGCGCGTAATTGGGTTGAAGTTGAAACACATAAGAATATTGATGAGGCGTTTGCGGTATTAAAAGGCCAAGGAATGCAAATATTAGCCACTAACTTGTCTGATACTGCGGTTGATTTTCGTGAAATTGATTACACCAAACCAACGGCCATCATTCTTGGCAGTGAAAAAACGGGCATCAGCAAAAAAGCATTAGCAATGGCAGACCATGACATTATCATCCCTATGGTTGGCATGGTGCAGTCATTAAACGTATCAGTAGCCAGTGCCTTGATTTTATACGAAGCACAGCGTCAGCGTGATTTAGCGGGAATGTATGACCGTGAAGAGAGTGCGTTGCCAGCAGAATATATTAATAATGTCTTGTTTGAACGTAAGCGTGCGGGGAACTACACCTTGTCTTTTACATTCCAAGGTAAAAGTGAATCGATATCTGGCGATCCAACACATAAACGATCTAGACAATACCTAATATAA
- a CDS encoding heme biosynthesis HemY N-terminal domain-containing protein — translation MIRLLLLAIVLVGGLIVGTTFADQQGYVLISVAEITIEMSLTTLVLFIGALIAGLFLLEIVVKRILSVSNFTRGWFSARHLRKARYNTFKGMIKLHEGEWKEAERLITKGGRHNDFPLLNYLAAAEAAQGRQHIEQRDAYLKLASEQPGSHLAVALTSAKLQMREEQYEFALATLQSVNVDYPHNPVLLDLLKDCYLALNEWQALKNIIHPLTKGNLITEQQALELEEKVECGILALIATNKGTTGLLDHWQSLPKKLKKHIPILVCLIRQLHNRKADSEAYILLRDNLKKRNDDRLIELLPTLNLPDYHPATVLLEDLARYDIRNPIIQSTLAQLYMRTQKWQPAREHFEAALAIREDMSDYAYLARVLDKQNRKQAAADISRKALTMVDDI, via the coding sequence ATGATTCGATTGCTTCTTCTGGCCATTGTCTTAGTCGGTGGATTAATCGTTGGGACAACATTCGCAGACCAACAAGGCTATGTATTAATTTCCGTCGCTGAGATCACCATTGAAATGAGTTTAACAACACTTGTTCTCTTCATTGGTGCCTTAATTGCGGGTCTTTTCTTATTAGAAATAGTCGTTAAACGCATTCTGTCAGTCAGTAATTTTACGCGTGGTTGGTTCAGTGCTCGCCATCTTAGAAAGGCTCGTTACAACACCTTTAAAGGCATGATTAAACTGCATGAAGGGGAATGGAAAGAAGCCGAACGTTTAATCACAAAGGGCGGACGCCATAACGATTTCCCGTTATTAAACTACCTCGCGGCCGCAGAAGCAGCCCAAGGTCGCCAACATATCGAGCAACGAGATGCCTACTTAAAGCTCGCTTCAGAACAACCAGGCAGTCACTTAGCTGTCGCATTAACCAGCGCAAAATTACAAATGCGTGAAGAACAATATGAATTTGCTCTTGCGACACTTCAGTCGGTTAACGTTGATTACCCTCATAATCCGGTTTTACTCGATCTTCTAAAAGACTGTTATTTAGCCCTTAATGAATGGCAAGCATTGAAAAACATTATTCATCCGCTTACCAAAGGGAATTTAATTACAGAGCAACAAGCGCTTGAATTAGAAGAAAAAGTGGAATGTGGCATTCTCGCTTTAATTGCGACGAATAAGGGCACCACGGGGCTATTAGACCATTGGCAAAGCTTACCGAAAAAGCTAAAAAAACACATCCCCATTTTAGTGTGTTTAATTCGACAATTACACAATCGCAAAGCCGATTCTGAAGCGTATATCCTATTACGAGATAACCTAAAGAAACGCAATGATGATCGCTTAATTGAGTTATTGCCAACCTTAAATCTGCCTGATTATCACCCAGCTACGGTACTGCTTGAAGATTTAGCACGCTACGATATTCGTAACCCAATAATTCAAAGCACACTGGCTCAACTTTATATGCGAACTCAAAAATGGCAACCGGCTCGCGAACATTTTGAAGCGGCATTGGCCATCCGCGAAGACATGTCAGATTACGCCTATCTTGCTCGGGTTTTAGATAAGCAAAACAGAAAACAAGCCGCTGCGGACATTTCTCGAAAAGCATTAACCATGGTTGATGATATCTAA
- the hemC gene encoding hydroxymethylbilane synthase, whose protein sequence is MSQQLPVRIATRKSPLALWQAHFVKDALQAAHPGLEVELVTMVTKGDIILDTPLAKIGGKGLFVKELEVAMLEGRADLAVHSMKDVPVEFPEGLGLVTICERGDPRDAFVSNTYNNIDELPQGATVGTCSLRRQCQLKEYRPDLIIKELRGNVGTRLQKLDDGNYDAIILACAGLIRLGLEDRIKSSIEPEQSLPAVGQGAVGIETRLNDDRIRALLAPLNHPETAHRVLCERAMNNRLEGGCQVPIGSYSLIDGDQIWLRALVGEPDGSIMVRGETTGPVSDAEELGTKLAEQLLNDGAKDILDRLYADA, encoded by the coding sequence ATGTCACAACAATTACCGGTTCGTATTGCCACTCGTAAAAGTCCTCTGGCTCTATGGCAAGCTCATTTTGTAAAGGATGCACTGCAAGCCGCTCACCCTGGTTTGGAAGTCGAACTCGTTACAATGGTCACTAAAGGAGACATCATTCTTGATACACCTTTAGCTAAAATTGGCGGTAAAGGTTTATTCGTTAAGGAGCTTGAAGTTGCGATGTTAGAAGGTCGTGCCGATCTTGCCGTTCACTCTATGAAAGACGTGCCTGTCGAATTTCCTGAAGGACTAGGACTTGTCACTATTTGCGAGCGTGGAGACCCGCGTGATGCTTTTGTATCAAATACCTATAACAACATTGATGAATTACCACAAGGTGCTACAGTTGGTACATGTAGCTTACGTCGTCAATGCCAGTTAAAAGAATATCGTCCAGATTTAATCATCAAAGAATTACGCGGTAATGTGGGAACACGTTTACAAAAACTGGATGATGGTAATTACGATGCGATCATTCTTGCGTGTGCCGGACTGATTCGTCTTGGCTTAGAAGATCGTATTAAAAGTTCAATTGAACCAGAGCAATCTCTACCGGCTGTTGGTCAAGGTGCTGTTGGTATTGAAACCCGCTTGAACGATGATCGTATTCGAGCACTACTCGCACCACTTAATCACCCAGAAACGGCTCACCGTGTATTGTGTGAAAGAGCAATGAATAATCGTCTTGAAGGCGGTTGCCAGGTACCGATTGGCAGCTATTCATTAATCGATGGCGATCAAATTTGGTTACGCGCTTTAGTTGGTGAACCTGACGGGTCGATTATGGTTCGCGGTGAAACTACAGGTCCAGTCTCTGATGCTGAAGAACTTGGCACAAAACTGGCTGAACAACTGCTTAATGACGGTGCAAAAGACATTTTAGACCGCCTATACGCTGACGCTTAA
- a CDS encoding uroporphyrinogen-III C-methyltransferase, translating into MTKDNNKPQSAEEKSSNSATAPSSQIPKKETEKHVQPTTSKAPSNKEEPIVDKKSRRLGTVAIIISILLSGGAFLASQQQVTQQQLKIAQLQQQLKNADSTFNEKLVTAEQRITDKADDIVRKATVLIQQQDKSIASLQLAIADVKGRRPNDWLLAEADYLVKMAGRKLWLEHDVVSATRLMENADQRISALNDPSLMPLRRAMASDISTLKAIPLIDRDGLVLKLNSLEQQINTLPLASAILPEAGVVEQKEVSTNINDWQSNLMQSLDDFAGHFITYRVREGNVIPLLSPEQHFYLKENIKGKLLLASKALYREQSEVYVTSLESAKLWSSQYFQQDDPAVKSFMAQLDSLTKFKVDVRYPQKMKTQALLSDFISERLRRNIQAVGTTTPETKTATIEGGKS; encoded by the coding sequence ATGACAAAAGACAATAACAAACCACAATCAGCAGAAGAAAAATCATCAAATTCTGCAACGGCACCTTCTTCTCAAATCCCAAAAAAAGAGACGGAGAAACATGTGCAGCCAACAACATCTAAAGCGCCTTCAAATAAAGAAGAGCCTATCGTAGACAAAAAAAGCCGTCGCCTAGGTACGGTTGCTATCATCATTTCAATTCTGCTAAGTGGCGGTGCATTTTTAGCATCACAGCAACAGGTCACTCAACAACAGCTTAAAATTGCTCAACTTCAACAGCAATTAAAAAATGCCGACAGCACCTTTAATGAAAAACTCGTCACAGCAGAGCAACGTATCACGGACAAAGCTGACGATATTGTACGTAAAGCAACCGTTCTCATCCAACAGCAAGACAAAAGCATAGCAAGTCTTCAATTGGCCATTGCTGACGTTAAAGGTCGCAGACCAAATGACTGGTTACTTGCAGAAGCCGATTATCTTGTAAAAATGGCGGGCCGAAAATTATGGCTAGAGCATGACGTCGTCAGTGCGACCCGTTTAATGGAAAATGCCGATCAACGTATTTCAGCATTGAACGATCCAAGTTTAATGCCACTTCGCAGAGCCATGGCCAGTGATATCTCAACACTGAAAGCCATCCCACTGATTGATCGTGATGGTTTAGTTCTGAAATTAAACAGCTTAGAACAACAAATTAATACCCTTCCATTAGCGAGTGCCATTCTCCCTGAAGCGGGCGTTGTAGAACAAAAAGAAGTGTCTACCAATATCAATGATTGGCAATCAAACCTGATGCAGTCATTGGATGATTTTGCCGGCCACTTTATTACTTATCGTGTTCGTGAGGGTAATGTCATTCCATTACTTAGCCCTGAGCAGCATTTTTATCTAAAAGAAAACATCAAAGGTAAACTACTACTGGCGTCTAAAGCTCTGTATCGCGAACAAAGTGAAGTGTATGTGACGTCATTAGAAAGTGCGAAGTTGTGGTCATCTCAATATTTCCAACAAGATGATCCCGCAGTGAAGAGCTTTATGGCACAGTTAGATTCTTTGACTAAATTTAAAGTCGATGTTCGTTATCCACAAAAAATGAAAACTCAAGCACTTCTGTCTGATTTCATTTCAGAACGTCTACGCCGCAATATCCAAGCGGTTGGTACAACAACGCCCGAGACTAAAACCGCAACAATAGAAGGAGGTAAATCATGA